Proteins from a genomic interval of Desulfofustis limnaeus:
- a CDS encoding endonuclease III domain-containing protein translates to MMNRTLEPAGQAGMANQVLSRAQVLCFLDALENEVLAYQVPVVDLIAVQTTDPYRVLVATVLSSRTKDEVTAGAATRLFERAPNPEALASLAVHEIAQLIYPVGFYQTKARQLPTLAAILIARYDGAVPDTIEALLELPGVGRKTANLVLSAAFGKPAICVDTHVHRIMNIWGFVATGSPQETEMVLRRRLPKRYWSKVNRFLVAFGQKTCRPIGPQCDICLLATKCPRIGVQPRKTKREPMHAI, encoded by the coding sequence ATGATGAATCGAACCCTCGAACCGGCAGGGCAAGCAGGTATGGCCAATCAGGTGTTGTCACGAGCACAGGTATTGTGTTTTCTTGATGCCTTGGAAAATGAGGTTCTTGCCTATCAGGTTCCCGTGGTCGATCTGATTGCGGTGCAGACGACCGACCCGTACCGGGTCCTGGTGGCGACCGTGCTCTCATCTCGCACCAAAGACGAGGTGACGGCTGGTGCCGCCACCCGGTTGTTCGAGCGGGCTCCGAATCCTGAAGCGCTTGCTTCTCTCGCGGTACACGAAATCGCACAGCTTATCTATCCGGTCGGTTTTTACCAGACCAAAGCCAGGCAGCTACCGACATTGGCGGCGATACTGATCGCTCGCTACGACGGTGCCGTTCCCGATACCATCGAAGCATTGCTTGAGCTGCCCGGGGTCGGGCGTAAGACCGCCAATCTCGTTTTGTCGGCTGCATTCGGGAAGCCGGCGATCTGCGTGGATACCCATGTCCACCGGATTATGAATATCTGGGGATTTGTCGCCACCGGGTCACCGCAAGAGACGGAAATGGTGTTGCGTCGCCGGTTGCCGAAACGGTACTGGAGCAAGGTGAACCGTTTCCTGGTTGCTTTTGGCCAGAAAACGTGTCGTCCCATCGGTCCTCAATGTGATATCTGCCTGTTGGCGACAAAGTGTCCGCGTATCGGTGTGCAACCACGAAAAACCAAGAGGGAGCCGATGCATGCAATCTGA
- a CDS encoding response regulator produces the protein MQSEHDPYSIVLADDHALIRRGIKNIISQDDSLTIVGEVGDGESLLSFLAESTPDLLILDISMPKISGIELVEQLKERYPLMKILMLTMHTNKQYCYRSMHAGADGYVIKSDSEKELLLAIRKIREGRTHVSPQLAESFTEDLLTACRRRLDNPFGDLTRREKQILALVVQGYTSKVIAGKLNLSPRTVDHHRSNLLKKFNMKNSVDLVNHALRNGYATLE, from the coding sequence ATGCAATCTGAACACGACCCGTATTCCATCGTCCTTGCCGATGACCATGCCTTGATTCGTCGCGGTATCAAAAATATTATCTCCCAGGATGACAGCTTGACCATTGTCGGGGAGGTGGGGGATGGCGAGTCTTTATTATCCTTTCTTGCCGAATCAACGCCAGATCTGTTGATCCTCGATATCTCGATGCCGAAGATCTCAGGCATTGAACTGGTCGAGCAACTGAAGGAACGCTATCCGCTGATGAAGATCCTTATGCTCACCATGCATACGAACAAGCAGTACTGTTATCGCTCGATGCATGCCGGTGCTGATGGTTACGTGATTAAAAGTGATTCAGAAAAAGAGCTTCTGCTGGCCATCAGAAAGATTCGGGAGGGTCGGACCCACGTTTCTCCACAGCTGGCAGAAAGTTTCACCGAGGACTTGTTAACGGCTTGTCGGCGGCGTCTCGATAATCCCTTTGGCGACCTGACCAGGCGTGAAAAACAAATTCTTGCATTGGTGGTGCAGGGCTACACTTCCAAAGTAATTGCCGGAAAACTCAATCTCAGCCCCCGCACAGTCGATCATCATCGTTCAAACTTGTTAAAAAAATTCAATATGAAAAACAGCGTCGACCTGGTGAACCATGCGCTTCGCAACGGTTACGCAACCTTGGAATGA